The following coding sequences are from one Carassius auratus strain Wakin chromosome 47, ASM336829v1, whole genome shotgun sequence window:
- the LOC113065054 gene encoding stromal cell-derived factor 1-like, whose translation MDSKVLVLVALLTLAIWSPETDAKPISLVERCWCRSTHNTVPQRSIREIKFLHTPSCPFQVIAKLKNNREVCINPKTKWLQQYLKNAISKIKKKRSE comes from the exons atGGACAGCAAAGTCCTAGTGCTGGTGGCCCTGCTGACGCTCGCCATATGGAGCCCAGAGACTGACG CTAAACCCATCAGTCTGGTGGAGAGGTGTTGGTGTCGGTCCACTCACAACACCGTCCCGCAGAGGAGCATCCGTGAGATTAAGTTCCTCCACACACCCAGCTGTCCTTTCCAAGTCAT TGCCAAGCTGAAGAACAACAGAGAGGTCTGCATCAACCCCAAAACCAAATGGCTGCAGCAGTATCTAAAGAATGCCATTAGCAA AATAAAGAAGAAGCGCTCAGAGTAA